From the Musa acuminata AAA Group cultivar baxijiao chromosome BXJ3-7, Cavendish_Baxijiao_AAA, whole genome shotgun sequence genome, one window contains:
- the LOC135642606 gene encoding type IV inositol polyphosphate 5-phosphatase 7-like produces the protein MRDENPKKSKLSWPKTLVKRWFNIKSKSQESHSNDAYGKGRSGRWRANLSEKVACTVKKGRTDVSSKKDIEQVQRARFDLHSARITDVQDYKIFAATWNVGGRPPPKNLNLLDWIHASSPADIYVLGFQEIVPLNAGNVLGTEDNGPAKKWLWLIRKTLNSPDTCGSDSYHTPSPVPDPILELNADFERSTTRQKNSAFLHRRSFHSLSRSLRIDGDTMVPQPMLDRRFSVCDRVSFGSRPSDFDSNFRFEGSSDDENIGEESPTTIFFSPFTYGYGAPTYVEERDRLSANSRYCLAASKQMVGIFLTIWVRSDIRDDVRNLKVSCVGRGLMGYLGNKGSISISMLLHQTSFCFICSHLTSGQKEGDELRRNSDVMEILKKTRFPRVQKGGNEKSPEMILDHDRIIWLGDLNYRIALSYRSVKTLVEMRNWRALLEKDQLRIEQRCGRVLVGWKEGRIYFPPTYKYSNNSDRYAGDDMNPKEKRRTPAWCDRILWYGRGLNQLSYVRGESRFSDHRPVYSIFTAEVEMINHSLFRKNMGYFSSRVEVEELLPHSRGYTGLNYY, from the exons ATGAGAGATGAGAATCCGAAGAAAAGCAAG CTGTCTTGGCCCAAGACCCTTGTTAAAAGATGGTTCAACATCAAGAGCAAAAGTCAGGAGAGTCATTCAAATGATGCTTATGGCAAAG GACGGAGCGGGCGATGGAGGGCCAACCTATCTGAGAAGGTGGCATGTACAGTCAAGAAAGGCAGAACAG ATGTATCATCCAAGAAGGACATCGAACAAGTTCAGCGAGCAAGATTCGATCTTCATTCAGCTCGAATAACAGATGTTCAGGACTACAA GATCTTTGCTGCGACCTGGAATGTGGGTGGGAGACCCCCACCAAAAaacttgaatctcttggactggATTCATGCTTCTTCTCCTGCAGATATATATGTTTTGGG GTTTCAAGAGATTGTTCCACTTAACGCTGGAAATGTTCTTGGCACAGAAGACAATGGTCCAGCTAAAAAATGGTTGTGGCTTATTAGAAAGACCCTGAACAGTCCCGACACCTGTGGCTCTGATAGCTACCACACACCATCTCCTGTTCCAGATCCTATTTTGGAGTTAAATGCTGATTTTGAGAGGTCCACAACAAGGCAGAAGAATTCAGCATTCCTCCACAGGCGTTCCTTTCATTCTCTTAGTCGTAGTTTAAGAATTGATGGGGATACCATGGTGCCTCAACCGATGCTGGATCGCCGATTCAGCGTTTGTGACAGGGTCAGCTTTGGGAGTAGACCAAGTGACTTTGATTCCAACTTTAGATTTGAAGGATCATCTGATGATGAGAACATCGGGGAGGAGTCACCTACTACCATCTTTTTCTCACCGTTTACATATGGCTATGGAGCTCCCACATATGTTGAAGAAAGGGATAGATTATCTGCAAATTCTAG GTATTGCTTGGCTGCAAGCAAGCAGATGGTTGGAATATTTCTTACGATCTGGGTGCGCAGTGATATTAGAGATGATGTGCGAAACTTGAAGGTTTCCTGTGTTGGCCGGGGATTAATGGGTTATCTTGGGAACAAG GGTTCTATATCAATCAGCATGTTGCTGCACCAAACAAGCTTCTGCTTCATCTGTAGTCATTTGACCTCAGGGCAGAAAGAGGGGGATGAACTACGGAGAAACTCAGATGTAATGGAGATTCTAAAGAAGACTAGATTTCCGCGAGTGCAGAAAGGTGGCAATGAGAAGTCACCTGAAATGATTCTTGATCACGA TCGCATAATATGGCTTGGTGATTTGAATTACCGCATTGCTCTTTCATATCGGTCAGTGAAGACTCTAGTGGAAATGCGCAACTGGAGAGCATTGTTGGAAAAGGATCAG CTCCGAATAGAGCAACGATGTGGCCGTGTATTAGTGGGATGGAAAGAAGGAAGGATATATTTTCCTCCCACTTATAAATACTCAAACAACTCAGATCGTTATGCAGGAGATGACATGAATCCTAAAGAGAAGCGACGAACACCTGCATG GTGTGACCGCATATTATGGTATGGGAGAGGCCTTAATCAGTTGTCTTATGTTCGAGGGGAGTCGAGGTTCTCTGACCACAGACCTGTATACAGCATTTTCACAGCAGAGGTTGAAATGATCAACCATAGTCTATTCAGGAAGAACATGGGTTATTTTAGCTCTCGTGTAGAGGTGGAAGAACTCTTACCACACTCGCGTGGTTACACAGGACTAAACTACTACTAA
- the LOC103991054 gene encoding uncharacterized protein LOC103991054, whose protein sequence is MDQIPHLGDDEEKKSLRFQLSDLDEFMEWASDDRVIRFLREPRTDRAAALGHLKGRIMPHPWYRAICVEDRPVGWVSATPAPDDSLHQASLGYGLAYDHRGRGIMTAVVKKVVSVLFEEWPQLERVEAFAAAENGRSQRVLDKAGFTREGVSRRYAMPRGVSRDVPVH, encoded by the coding sequence ATGGATCAAATCCCCCACCTCGGAGATGATGAAGAAAAGAAGTCGCTTCGATTCCAGCTCTCCGATCTGGACGAGTTCATGGAGTGGGCGTCCGACGACCGAGTCATTCGATTCCTCCGCGAGCCACGGACGGACAGAGCAGCGGCGCTCGGCCACCTAAAAGGCCGCATCATGCCGCACCCGTGGTACCGAGCCATCTGCGTCGAAGACCGGCCCGTCGGCTGGGTCTCCGCCACCCCGGCGCCGGACGACAGCCTACACCAGGCCTCGCTGGGGTACGGCCTTGCTTACGACCACCGAGGGAGAGGAATCATGACCGCTGTGGTGAAGAAGGTGGTGTCCGTCCTCTTCGAGGAGTGGCCGCAGCTCGAGAGGGTAGAGGCGTTTGCCGCTGCGGAGAACGGGAGGTCTCAGCGAGTGCTGGACAAAGCTGGGTTCACGAGAGAGGGAGTGTCGAGGAGGTACGCCATGCCGAGGGGGGTGAGCAGAGATGTTCCCGTGCACTGA